In the Streptomyces fradiae ATCC 10745 = DSM 40063 genome, one interval contains:
- a CDS encoding DUF5133 domain-containing protein, translating to MLLAHPAVLRELVARYESLCAAAQDHAIAPDLQRRLDDVTYTLCVTTGTRTLEHALAAARARLAATAAG from the coding sequence ATGCTGTTGGCGCATCCCGCTGTGCTTCGCGAGCTCGTGGCCCGGTACGAGTCCCTCTGTGCCGCCGCGCAGGACCATGCGATCGCGCCGGATCTGCAACGCCGCCTGGACGACGTGACGTACACGCTCTGCGTGACGACGGGCACCCGGACGCTGGAGCACGCGCTCGCCGCGGCGCGGGCGCGGCTTGCCGCGACGGCGGCCGGCTGA
- a CDS encoding DUF2795 domain-containing protein has translation MTVNPIEMQKNLGGVSYPASKDEIVRQAREHGAGEKVMDALESIPDKEYDSPAAVSKEVGKGT, from the coding sequence ATGACGGTGAACCCCATCGAGATGCAGAAGAACCTGGGCGGCGTCAGCTACCCCGCCTCCAAGGACGAGATCGTCCGGCAGGCGCGGGAGCACGGCGCCGGCGAGAAGGTCATGGACGCGCTGGAGTCCATCCCCGACAAGGAGTACGACTCCCCCGCGGCGGTCAGCAAGGAGGTCGGCAAGGGGACGTGA
- a CDS encoding class I SAM-dependent methyltransferase gives MFPALFRASGGPTLRELAVQALSSLERGYDLLAPDFDRTPFRTPDAVLDAVAGALRPLGPFRAGLDLCCGTGAGTGPLRELCTERVTGVDLSAGMLARARAAHPPRAGLPGPEWVRADARALPFRAGFDLVVSYGAFGHFLPAERPGLFARVHGALRPGGLFAFPVAAPPAVGSAAYWALWGFDAAMRVRNALWRPRFVMYYRTFRLPDVAAELRAAGFGVGLAALPGLGERDDGAPRCRLVVARRPARGGAAVGA, from the coding sequence GTGTTCCCCGCCCTGTTCCGTGCTTCCGGCGGGCCGACGCTGCGGGAGCTCGCCGTCCAGGCGCTGTCCTCGCTGGAGCGCGGCTACGACCTGCTGGCCCCCGACTTCGACCGCACTCCCTTCCGCACCCCCGACGCCGTGCTGGACGCCGTGGCCGGCGCGCTGCGCCCGCTGGGGCCCTTCCGGGCCGGGCTCGACCTGTGCTGCGGCACCGGCGCCGGTACGGGACCGCTGCGGGAGCTGTGCACCGAGCGGGTGACCGGCGTGGACCTCAGCGCCGGGATGCTCGCCCGGGCCCGCGCCGCGCATCCGCCGCGCGCGGGGCTGCCCGGCCCCGAGTGGGTGCGCGCCGACGCGCGGGCGCTGCCCTTCCGGGCCGGGTTCGACCTGGTGGTCAGCTACGGGGCGTTCGGCCACTTCCTGCCCGCCGAGCGGCCGGGCCTCTTCGCGCGCGTGCACGGGGCGCTGCGGCCGGGCGGGCTGTTCGCGTTCCCCGTGGCGGCGCCCCCGGCGGTGGGCTCGGCGGCGTACTGGGCGCTGTGGGGCTTCGACGCGGCGATGCGGGTGCGCAACGCGCTGTGGCGGCCGCGGTTCGTGATGTACTACCGGACCTTCCGGCTGCCCGACGTGGCCGCCGAGCTGCGCGCGGCCGGTTTCGGCGTGGGCCTCGCGGCGCTGCCCGGCCTCGGGGAGCGGGACGACGGGGCGCCCCGCTGCCGGCTGGTCGTGGCGCGCCGCCCCGCGCGGGGCGGGGCGGCGGTGGGGGCCTGA
- a CDS encoding SpoIIE family protein phosphatase/ATP-binding protein → MSVVNFSDRFRGLSVRSVAERLPRSVAGQVFVLQVALVVLLVLGALLALLLQSRYDGDREARNRSVAVAQTFAHAPGLLEALEEPDPSKTLQPITETARREAGVDFIVVMDTDGVRYTHPLPERIGQRFVGTIEPSLAGKVLTESVDGPLGEEVQAVVPVTDPDGRVVALVSAGLKVQNVTGVVNRQLPVILGTSAAGLAVATAGTALVTRRLRRQTHGLGPAEMTRVYEHHDAVLHAVREGVLIVDDDGRLVLANDEAVRLLGLPPDAEGRHLSELPGLDPRMADLLCSGRLATDEVVPAAGLLLAVNQRPTDPYGGHGGTVVTIRDTTELRAVSGRAQVAHKRLNLLYDAGVGIGTTLDVVRTAEELAEVAVPRFADFVTVDLADPVLRGEEPAGAGSAMRRAASRGIRGDHPLYPTGRMITFVPSTPQARGFGSGRAELVPDLSRAPGWQAQDRERAGRIVAYGIHSLIIVPLKARGVVLGVANFWRSEKPEPFEPEDVALAEELVARAAVAIDNARRYTREHAMAVTLQRSLLPRALPEQSAVEVAHRYLPAQSGVGGDWFDVIPLPGSRVALVVGDVVGHGLHAAATMGRLRTAVHNFSTLDLPPDELLGRLDDLVGRVDQDETEAAGTSGGGVGMTGATCLYAVYDPVTRRCALARAGHPMPALVHPDGSVEFPDLPAGPPLGLGGIPFETAELELAEGSQLVFYTDGLIEERSRDIDVGLELLRTSLAQPDRTPEESCRAVLDALLPARPKDDVALLIARTRVLGPDRVADWDVPFHPEAVAGLRAAASERLEAWGLSEMAFTTELILSELITNAIRYGSAPVHVRLIHDRGLTCEVSDSSSTSPHLRYAASTDEGGRGLFLVAQLAERWGTRYTGQGKVIWAEQPLPAPGAREPVYGAELFLDALDADPL, encoded by the coding sequence ATGAGCGTGGTCAACTTTTCCGACCGGTTCCGGGGGCTCTCGGTCCGGTCAGTGGCCGAAAGGCTGCCACGCAGCGTCGCCGGACAGGTGTTCGTCCTGCAGGTGGCGCTCGTCGTGCTGCTGGTGCTCGGGGCGCTCCTGGCCCTGCTGCTCCAGTCGCGGTACGACGGCGACCGCGAGGCCCGCAACCGGTCCGTCGCCGTCGCCCAGACCTTCGCCCATGCGCCCGGCCTGCTGGAGGCGCTGGAGGAGCCCGACCCGTCGAAGACCCTCCAGCCGATCACGGAGACCGCCCGCAGGGAGGCGGGCGTCGACTTCATCGTCGTCATGGACACCGACGGCGTCCGCTACACCCACCCCCTGCCCGAGCGCATCGGCCAGCGGTTCGTCGGCACCATCGAGCCGTCCCTCGCGGGCAAGGTGCTCACCGAGAGCGTCGACGGGCCGCTCGGCGAGGAGGTGCAGGCGGTCGTGCCCGTCACCGACCCGGACGGCCGGGTCGTCGCCCTGGTCTCCGCCGGGCTCAAGGTCCAGAACGTCACCGGCGTCGTCAACCGCCAGCTGCCCGTCATCCTCGGCACCAGCGCCGCCGGACTCGCCGTCGCCACCGCCGGCACCGCACTCGTCACCCGCCGCCTGCGCCGCCAGACCCACGGGCTCGGCCCCGCCGAGATGACCCGCGTCTACGAGCACCACGACGCCGTCCTGCACGCCGTCCGCGAGGGCGTCCTCATCGTCGACGACGACGGCCGCCTCGTCCTCGCCAACGACGAGGCCGTACGCCTCCTCGGACTCCCGCCCGACGCCGAGGGGCGCCACCTGTCCGAGCTGCCGGGCCTCGACCCGCGGATGGCGGACCTGCTCTGCTCCGGCCGCCTCGCCACCGACGAGGTCGTCCCCGCCGCCGGCCTGCTGCTCGCTGTCAACCAGCGCCCCACCGACCCGTACGGGGGGCACGGCGGCACCGTCGTCACCATCCGCGACACCACCGAGCTGCGCGCCGTCTCCGGCCGCGCCCAGGTCGCCCACAAACGCCTCAACCTGCTGTACGACGCCGGCGTCGGCATCGGCACCACCCTCGATGTCGTCCGTACCGCCGAGGAGCTGGCGGAGGTGGCCGTGCCCCGCTTCGCCGACTTCGTCACCGTCGACCTCGCCGACCCCGTGCTGCGCGGCGAGGAGCCCGCGGGGGCCGGCAGCGCGATGCGCCGCGCCGCGTCCCGCGGCATCCGCGGCGACCACCCGCTCTACCCCACCGGCCGCATGATCACCTTCGTTCCCTCCACGCCCCAGGCCCGCGGCTTCGGGTCGGGCCGCGCCGAGCTGGTGCCGGACCTCTCCCGCGCGCCCGGCTGGCAGGCCCAGGACCGCGAGCGGGCCGGCCGGATCGTCGCGTACGGCATCCACTCGCTGATCATCGTGCCGCTGAAGGCCCGCGGCGTCGTCCTCGGCGTCGCGAACTTCTGGCGCTCGGAGAAGCCCGAGCCGTTCGAGCCCGAGGACGTCGCCCTGGCGGAGGAGCTGGTCGCACGGGCCGCCGTCGCCATCGACAACGCCCGCCGCTACACGCGCGAGCACGCCATGGCCGTCACCCTCCAGCGGAGCCTGCTGCCCCGCGCCCTGCCGGAGCAGAGCGCCGTCGAGGTCGCCCACCGCTACCTGCCCGCCCAGTCCGGGGTCGGCGGCGACTGGTTCGACGTGATCCCGCTGCCCGGCAGCCGGGTCGCGCTGGTCGTCGGCGACGTCGTCGGGCACGGCCTGCACGCCGCCGCCACCATGGGCCGGCTGCGCACCGCGGTCCACAACTTCTCCACCCTGGACCTGCCGCCCGACGAGCTGCTCGGCCGCCTCGACGACCTCGTCGGCCGGGTCGACCAGGACGAGACCGAGGCCGCCGGGACCTCCGGCGGCGGGGTCGGGATGACCGGCGCGACCTGCCTGTACGCCGTCTACGACCCGGTGACGCGCCGGTGCGCCCTGGCCAGGGCCGGGCATCCGATGCCCGCGCTGGTCCACCCCGACGGGTCGGTGGAGTTCCCCGACCTGCCGGCGGGCCCGCCGCTGGGCCTCGGCGGCATCCCGTTCGAGACGGCCGAGCTGGAGCTGGCCGAGGGCAGCCAGCTCGTCTTCTACACGGACGGGCTCATCGAGGAGCGCAGCCGGGACATCGACGTGGGCCTGGAGCTGCTGCGCACCTCCCTCGCCCAGCCGGACCGGACGCCCGAGGAGAGCTGCCGCGCCGTCCTGGACGCCCTGCTGCCCGCGCGCCCCAAGGACGACGTGGCGCTGCTGATCGCCCGCACCCGGGTCCTCGGCCCGGACCGCGTCGCCGACTGGGACGTGCCCTTCCACCCCGAGGCCGTCGCCGGGCTGCGCGCGGCGGCCAGCGAGCGGCTCGAGGCGTGGGGCCTGTCCGAGATGGCGTTCACGACCGAGCTGATCCTCAGCGAACTGATCACCAACGCCATCCGGTACGGCTCCGCCCCGGTCCACGTACGGCTCATCCACGACCGGGGCCTGACCTGCGAGGTCTCCGACAGCAGCAGCACCTCTCCCCATCTGCGGTACGCGGCGAGCACCGACGAGGGCGGGCGCGGCCTGTTCCTGGTCGCCCAGCTCGCCGAGCGGTGGGGGACCCGCTACACGGGGCAGGGCAAGGTGATCTGGGCCGAGCAGCCGCTCCCCGCCCCCGGCGCCAGGGAACCGGTGTACGGCGCGGAGCTGTTCCTCGACGCCCTCGACGCGGACCCGCTGTGA
- a CDS encoding alpha/beta fold hydrolase has translation MTTARAVPIVFVHGTRFSAGQWSVQLTALRDEFPVVAVDLPGHGALSARPWSLSGATEVIARAVDSLDCGPALVVGHSLGGYASLEFARCHPERLRGLVLAGASASTRGPWAAPYRWVAGLVPRVPADRLARWNDRLLRRLYPPEVVEATIRSGYAFHTVPAAWGEVLGRFDAGAMGSVKAPVLILNGEKDTVFRSGEADFARAHPRARVELVPRAGHLANFDAPVAFTDAVRRFARQLSAVG, from the coding sequence ATGACGACAGCACGTGCGGTGCCCATCGTCTTCGTGCACGGCACGCGCTTCAGCGCGGGGCAGTGGAGCGTGCAGCTCACCGCGCTCCGGGACGAGTTCCCGGTGGTCGCCGTCGACCTGCCCGGACACGGGGCGCTCTCGGCCCGCCCCTGGAGTCTGAGCGGCGCGACCGAGGTCATCGCCCGGGCGGTGGACTCGCTCGACTGCGGACCGGCTCTGGTCGTCGGGCACTCGCTCGGCGGATACGCCTCGCTGGAGTTCGCGCGGTGCCACCCGGAAAGGCTGCGCGGACTGGTCCTCGCGGGAGCCAGCGCCTCCACCCGCGGGCCCTGGGCGGCGCCGTACCGGTGGGTCGCCGGGCTGGTCCCCCGTGTACCGGCGGACCGGCTGGCACGATGGAACGACCGGCTGCTGCGGCGGCTCTACCCCCCGGAGGTGGTGGAGGCGACCATCCGGTCCGGCTACGCCTTCCACACTGTGCCGGCAGCCTGGGGCGAGGTGCTGGGACGCTTCGACGCGGGTGCGATGGGCTCGGTCAAGGCTCCGGTACTGATCCTCAACGGCGAGAAGGACACCGTCTTCCGGTCGGGCGAGGCGGACTTCGCCCGTGCGCACCCCCGCGCCCGCGTCGAGTTGGTCCCGCGAGCGGGACACCTCGCCAACTTCGACGCCCCGGTCGCCTTCACCGACGCCGTGCGCCGCTTCGCCCGGCAGCTCTCCGCCGTCGGCTGA
- a CDS encoding DUF2795 domain-containing protein, which yields MADDVTRTEIADHLAAVFANGAVTRSDLLIAAAGARPEVRRVLERLPDRRYTDLRQVWEDLPALPVGT from the coding sequence ATGGCCGACGACGTCACCCGCACCGAGATCGCCGACCACCTGGCAGCCGTCTTCGCCAACGGAGCGGTCACCCGCAGCGATCTGCTGATCGCCGCCGCGGGCGCCCGTCCCGAGGTGCGCCGGGTCCTGGAGCGGCTGCCCGACCGCCGCTACACCGACCTGCGCCAGGTGTGGGAGGACCTGCCCGCCCTCCCGGTCGGCACCTGA